A single window of Halobacillus naozhouensis DNA harbors:
- a CDS encoding SGNH/GDSL hydrolase family protein has product MKKLSTLFCIVFLFFGAVLAPHHIYARESEQLVAIGDSIPYGYNLTNDNTLPSGEAFPYIMGEEAGLEVTNLGIPGMTSSELLKAVRTNDRFRNTIKHADYVVVSIGGNDLLNLLKENKGLKGIKMEEVALVVRDLIFNVYSTVIELERLTQGDIIVYNIYNPYPEAGDKLEAPLSYINAQYSSLIELLSRFTNVEMANAYKAFKGHPEYIIKGDVHPTRKGQVVLAEIGLKLIED; this is encoded by the coding sequence TTGAAAAAATTATCGACCCTTTTTTGCATAGTCTTTCTGTTTTTTGGAGCTGTGCTTGCTCCTCACCACATCTATGCAAGGGAGTCAGAACAGCTTGTCGCAATCGGGGACTCCATTCCCTATGGGTATAATTTAACGAATGATAACACCTTGCCTTCAGGTGAGGCATTTCCTTACATCATGGGTGAGGAAGCCGGTCTAGAGGTAACTAACCTTGGTATCCCAGGAATGACGTCATCTGAGCTGCTTAAAGCCGTTCGGACAAACGATAGGTTTCGCAATACGATCAAACATGCTGATTATGTTGTGGTAAGTATAGGGGGAAATGACCTTTTGAACCTTTTGAAAGAAAATAAAGGTCTTAAGGGAATAAAAATGGAGGAAGTAGCTCTTGTGGTCCGCGATCTAATCTTTAATGTTTATTCAACTGTTATCGAGCTGGAACGATTAACACAGGGTGATATCATTGTTTATAACATTTATAATCCTTACCCTGAAGCGGGTGACAAGCTGGAAGCCCCGCTAAGCTATATTAATGCACAATATAGCTCTCTCATTGAACTGTTAAGTCGTTTTACTAATGTTGAAATGGCGAATGCATATAAAGCTTTTAAAGGGCATCCTGAATATATTATAAAGGGTGATGTTCATCCTACTCGAAAAGGTCAGGTTGTGTTAGCAGAAATAGGACTGAAGCTTATTGAAGATTAA